A genomic stretch from Microtus pennsylvanicus isolate mMicPen1 chromosome 9, mMicPen1.hap1, whole genome shotgun sequence includes:
- the LOC142857016 gene encoding alpha-defensin 9-like, with translation MKTLVLLSLLALLAFQAQADPLPEAAEETKTDEQPGVEDQDVSISFGDPEDSALQDAASRKFSICYCRRRYCRLPERNRGFCKRGRKLYFYCCL, from the exons ATGAAGACActtgttctcctctctctccttgcccTGCTGGCCTTCCAGGCCCAGGCTGATCCTCTCCCAGAAGCAGCTGAGGAGACTAAAACTGATGAGCAGCCAGGGGTAGAGGACCAGGATGTGTCCATCTCCTTTGGGGACCCAGAAGACTCTGCTCTTCAAGATGCAG CCTCAAGAAAGTTCTCGATATGCTACTGTAGAAGACGATACTGCAGATTACCAGAACGCAACAGGGGATTCTGCAAAAGAGGCCGCAAACTCTACTTTTACTGCTGCCTCTAA
- the LOC142856869 gene encoding alpha-defensin 9-like, whose product MKTLVLLSLLALLAFQAQADPLPEAAEETKTDEQPGVENQDVSISFGDPEGSALKDADSRRVQCTCRKDACKSFEQIFGVCNKGPLRFKLCCR is encoded by the exons ATGAAGACActtgttctcctctctctccttgcccTGCTGGCCTTCCAGGCACAGGCTGATCCTCTCCCAGAAGCAGCTGAGGAGACTAAAACTGATGAGCAGCCAGGGGTAGAGAACCAGGATGTGTCCATCTCCTTTGGGGACCCAGAAGGCTCTGCTCTTAAAGATGCAG ACTCAAGAAGGGTGCAATGCACCTGTAGGAAAGATGCCTGCAAAAGTTTTGAACAAATCTTTGGGGTTTGCAACAAAGGTCCATTGCGCTTCAAATTATGCTGCAGATGA
- the LOC142856870 gene encoding alpha-defensin 16-like, with translation MKTLVLLSLLALLAFQAQADPLPEATKETKNEEQSEVENQDVSISFEAPEGTSLKDAATRSVKCACRRKFCWFFEQVSGICNKGPVMYVFCCR, from the exons ATGAAGACActtgttctcctctctctccttgcccTGCTGGCCTTCCAGGCCCAGGCTGATCCTCTCCCAGAAGCAACTAAGGAGACTAAAAATGAGGAACAGTCAGAGGTAGAGAACCAGGATGTGTCCATCTCCTTTGAGGCCCCAGAAGGCACTTCTCTTAAAGATGCAG CCACAAGAAGTGTGAAATGCGCCTGTAGAAGAAAATTCTGCTGGTTTTTTGAACAAGTCTCTGGGATTTGCAACAAAGGTCCAGTGATGTACGTATTCTGCTGCCGCTGA